One Gossypium hirsutum isolate 1008001.06 chromosome A11, Gossypium_hirsutum_v2.1, whole genome shotgun sequence genomic window carries:
- the LOC107896027 gene encoding protein N-lysine methyltransferase METTL21A: MATQEDDEDYINPPEMILPDEEDEGKSLTMLGDGAVTQQHCIRSIESTVVIRQLPSEGISFQLWPAATTLVMLLENHRRYPNKNLLTDLSTSGGNDDRKLKILELGSGTGLVGISAAVMFGANVTVTDLPQVVPNLQFNVEANADVVARKGGTVNVAPLRGGEDDDVKVIGREFDIVLASDVVYHAHLFEPLIETLRFLLNGCEKMAFIMAHSRRWKKESVFFKKANKFFDVETIHTEPPKEGSRLGSSCLCLPWEKAKMLKGV, from the coding sequence ATGGCTACACAAGAAGACGATGAAGACTATATAAATCCCCCTGAAATGATCTTGcctgatgaagaagatgaagggAAAAGCCTTACCATGCTAGGTGACGGTGCAGTGACGCAACAACATTGTATCCGTTCGATCGAGTCAACGGTGGTGATTAGGCAGCTTCCTTCGGAAGGGATTTCTTTCCAGCTTTGGCCAGCCGCTACGACGCTTGTTATGCTCCTTGAAAACCACCGCCGTTACCCCAACAAAAACCTCCTAACCGATTTGTCCACCAGTGGAGGTAATGATGATCGGAAACTGAAAATCCTTGAGCTAGGGTCCGGTACTGGGCTCGTCGGAATTTCCGCAGCCGTCATGTTCGGAGCTAATGTGACGGTGACAGACTTGCCACAAGTCGTCCCCAACCTTCAATTCAACGTTGAAGCGAACGCTGACGTAGTAGCTCGAAAAGGTGGGACCGTCAACGTGGCTCCATTGAGGGGGGGAGAGGATGATGACGTGAAGGTTATTGGGCGGgaatttgatattgttttggcCTCCGACGTGGTTTATCATGCTCATTTGTTCGAGCCGTTGATCGAAACGCTACGTTTTCTGTTGAACGGATGCGAAAAGATGGCTTTCATTATGGCTCACTCGAGAAGGTGGAAAAAGGAATCTGTATTTTTCAAGAAAGCGAACAAGTTTTTTGATGTCGAAACCATACACACTGAACCTCCGAAGGAGGGATCTAGACTTGGGAGTAGTTGTTTATGTCTTCCTTGGGAAAAAGCTAAAATGTTAAAAGGAGTTTGA
- the LOC107896015 gene encoding vacuolar sorting protein 39, producing MVHSAYDSFQLITDCPTKIDAIESYGWKLLLGCSDGSLRIYVSDSSGADRSPPSDPHALRKEPYALERTVAGFSKKPLISMEVLESRELLLSLSESIAFHRLPNLETIAVITKAKGANVYSWDDRRGFLCFARQKRVCIFRHDGGRGFVEVKDFGVPDTVKSMSWCGENICVGIRKEYMILNATNGALSEVFSSGKIAPPLVVALPSGELILGKENIGVFVDQNGKLLQADRICWSEAPTVVVIQKPYAIALFPRRVEIRSLRVPYPLIQTIVLPGARRLTKSNNAVVVALEKSVYGLFPVPLGAQIVQLTASGNFEEALALCKLLPPEDASLRAAKEGSIHIRYAHYLFDNGCYEEAMEHFLASQVDITYVLSLYQSIVLPKTTAVPEPEKLVDLSLDAPQLSRGSSGMSDDLETFLPQLSESDENSALEFKKMSHNTLMALIKFLQKKRYIIVEKAAAEGTEEVVLDAVGDSFTSSRFKKSNKGRGNVPINSAAREMAAILDTALLQALLLTGQSSAAVELLKGLNYCDAKICEEILHKGHHYAALLELYRSNSMHREALTLLHQLVEESKSNQLQAEPIQKFSPESIIEYLKPLCGTDPMLVLEFSMLVLESCPTQTIELFLSGNIPADLVNSYLKQHAPNMQGRYLELMLAMNENGISGNLQNEMVQIYLSEVLEWYSELSAQQMWDEKAYSPTRKKLLSALESISGYSPEALLKRLPPDALFEERAILLGKMNQHELALSLYVHKLNVPELALAYCDRVYESSVHQPPAKYSGNIYLTLLQIYLNPQKTTKNFEKRITNLVSSPNVSIPKISSATSFKGKGGRKKIASIEGAEDMRISPSNTDSSRSDGDADAEESNEEGASSIMLDQVLDLLSRRWDRINGAQALRLLPRETKLQNLLPFLGPLLKKSSEAYRNFSVIKSLRQSENLQMKDELYNQRKAVVKISSDSMCSLCNKKLGTSVFAVYPNGTTLVHFVCFRDSQSMKAVSKVSQLRKR from the exons ATGGTGCACAGCGCCTATGATTCCTTCCAGCTCATCACCGATTGTCCCACTAAGATCGACGCCATCGAATCCTACGGCTGGAAGCTGCTGCTGGGCTGCTCCGATGGTTCTCTTCGAATCTACGTTTCTGATTCCTCCGGCGCTGACCGATCTCCACCGTCCGACCCGCACGCGTTGCGGAAGGAGCCTTACGCGCTGGAGAGAACCGTTGCAGGGTTTTCAAAGAAGCCTCTGATTTCAATGGAAGTACTGGAATCGAGAGAGCTACTGTTATCACTCTCTGAATCGATCGCGTTTCATCGGCTCCCCAATTTAGAGACCATTGCTGTGATCACCAAAGCTAAAGGCGCTAATGTCTACTCTTGGGATGACCGTAGAGGTTTTCTTTGCTTTGCTAGGCAAAAGAGAGTCTGTATTTTCAGGCACGACG GAGGACGAGGGTTCGTGGAGGTGAAAGATTTTGGTGTACCAGATACTGTAAAGTCAATGTCATGGTGTGGTGAGAACATATGTGTAGGTATTAGAAAGGAATACATGATATTAAATGCCACAAATGGTGCGTTGTCAGAGGTGTTTTCTTCGGGGAAGATAGCACCACCTTTGGTCGTTGCTCTTCCCTCTGGGGAACTTATTCTTGGGAAG GAAAATATTGGTGTCTTTGTGGATCAAAATGGAAAGCTTCTTCAAGCTGATAGGATATGTTGGTCAGAAGCTCCTACTGTTGTTGTCATTCAGAAACCATATGCTATCGCTCTATTTCCTAGGCGTGTTGAG ATTCGCTCTCTTCGAGTTCCTTATCCATTGATACAGACAATTGTACTCCCCGGTGCTCGTCGTCTTACAAAAAGTAACAATGCCGTTGTTGTAGCCTTAGAAAAATCTGTTTATGGACTCTTTCCTGTTCCTCTTGGTGCACAG ATTGTCCAATTAACAGCATCTGGAAATTTTGAAGAAGCACTGGCCTTGTGTAAGCTGCTTCCACCTGAAGATGCAAGTCTTAGAGCTGCAAAGGAGGGCTCAATTCATATAAG ATACGCTCATTATCTTTTTGACAATGGGTGCTATGAGGAAGCAATGGAGCACTTTTTGGCATCTCAAGTGGATATTACTTATGTTCTTTCTTTGTATCAGTCCATTGTTCTTCCCAAAACAACCGCAGTTCCAGAGCCCGAGAAGCTGGTGGACCTTTCTCTGGACGCTCCACAACTTTCACGAGGTTCATCTGGAATGTCAGATGATCTGGAAACCTTCCTTCCACAACTATCGGAGTCTGATGAGAATTCTGCACTTGAGTTCAAGAAAATGAGCCATAATACTCTTATGGCTCTTATTAAGTTCCTACAGAAGAAGAGATACATTATTGTAGAGAAGGCTGCTGCTGAGGGAACTGAAGAGGTAGTTTTAGATGCTGTTGGGGATAGTTTTACATCGTCAAGGTTTAAGAAATCAAATAAG GGGCGTGGTAATGTTCCAATTAACTCAGCTGCTAGGGAGATGGCAGCTATACTGGATACAGCCCTCCTCCAAGCTCTGCTTCTTACTGGACAATCCTCAGCAGCTGTTGAATTGCTGAAAGGTCTTAACTATTGTGATGCAAAAATATGTGAGGAGATCCTTCATAAAGGGCATCATTATGCAGCTCTTTTAGAACTTTACAGAAGCAACTCCATGCATCGGGAGGCTCTAACACTTCTACATCAATTAGTAGAAGAGTCAAAATCAAACCAATTGCAGGCTGAACCCATCCAAAAGTTCAGTCCTGAGTCAATTATTGAATACCTCAAG CCTCTCTGTGGCACTGATCCCATGCTTGTACTTGAGTTCTCAATGCTTGTTCTTGAAAGCTGTCCAACACAAACCATTGAGCTTTTTTTGTCTGGAAATATTCCAGCAGACTTGGTCAACTCTTACTTGAAGCAGCATGCTCCTAACATGCAGGGCAGGTACTTGGAGCTTATGCTTGCCATGAATGAAAATGGGATCTCAGGGAATCTGCAAAATGAAATG GTACAAATCTATCTCTCTGAAGTACTTGAATGGTATTCAGAACTAAGTGCTCAACAGATGTGGGATGAGAAGGCTTATTCTCCAACCAGGAAGAAACTATTGTCTGCATTGGAAAGCATCTCAGGATACAGTCCTGAGGCTTTGTTGAAACGTCTTCCTCCAGATGCTCTATTTGAAGAGCGTGCGATTCTgttgggaaaaatgaaccaacaTGAGCTTGCTCTATCACTATATGTTCATAAG CTTAATGTACCTGAACTGGCACTGGCCTATTGCGATCGGGTTTATGAGTCATCTGTTCATCAACCACCAGCAAAATATTCTGGCAATATATACCTCACTCTGTTACAGATATATCTGAATCCTCAAAAGACaaccaagaactttgaaaagAGAATTACAAATTTAGTATCATCCCCAAACGTAAGCATCCCGAAGATTAGTTCAGCAACTTCATTTAAAGGTAAAGGAGGACGAAAGAAAATTGCCTCAATAGAAGGTGCAGAAGATATGCGTATTAGTCCCAGTAACACTGATAGTAGTAGGAGTGATGGTGATGCTGATGCTGAAGAATCTAATGAGGAAGGAGCTTCTTCTATCATGCTTGATCAGGTACTTGATCTTTTGAGCCGAAGGTGGGATAGAATCAATGGAGCTCAGGCACTTAGACTGTTACCCAGGGAGACTAAACTACAG AACTTGCTTCCATTTCTTGGACCTCTTCTGAAAAAATCCAGTGAAGCATACAGGAACTTCTCTGTTATCAAGAGCTTGAGGCAGAGTGAAAACCTACAG ATGAAGGATGAACTCTACAACCAACGAAAAGCTGTAGTGAAGATATCGAGTGACAGTATGTGCTCTCTCTGCAACAAGAAACTGGGAACAAGTGTATTTGCCGTTTATCCAAATGGGACAACACTGGTCCACTTTGTTTGTTTTAGAGATTCACAAAGTATGAAAGCAGTATCCAAAGTCTCACAACTAAGGAAGCGATGA
- the LOC121209882 gene encoding uncharacterized protein gives MDQKSENSPKAMTGDVMSHSFGDGYSTRSDDEGFGGTIGGSQSSLQMDKEIHENHPAYDKNQGSEVKEKEKARHQTKAFS, from the exons ATGGACCAGAAATCAGAAAACAGTCCAAAGGCAATGACTGG GGATGTGATGTCTCATTCATTTGGGGATGGATATTCCACGAGATCAGATGACGAAGGGTTTGGAGGGACTATTGGAGGGAGTCAGTCTAGTTTGCAAATGGACAAAGAGATTCATGAAAATCATCCAG CTTATGACAAGAATCAGGGGAGTGAAGTGAAGGAGAAGGAAAAAGCCAGGCACCAAACTAAGGCTTTCAGTTAA